In Nicotiana tabacum cultivar K326 chromosome 11, ASM71507v2, whole genome shotgun sequence, a single window of DNA contains:
- the LOC142165953 gene encoding putative mitochondrial protein AtMg00820 codes for MQEELDQFDKNQVWKLIPQPENVPVIGTKWVFRNKLNEDGKVVRNKARLVAQGYSQQEGVDCDETFALVVLLESIRILLAYASFKGFKLFYMDVKSAFLNGFIEEEVYVKQPLGL; via the coding sequence ATGCAGGAAGAGTTAGATCAATTCGACAAAAATCAAGTATGGAAATTGATACCCCAACCTGAGAACGTTCCTGTGATAGGAACAAAGTGGGTCTTCAGAAATAAGCTCAATGAGGATGGAAAAGTTGTAAGAAACAAAGCTAGATTAGTTGCTCAAGGATATTCACAACAAGAAGGAGTTGACTGTGACGAAACTTTTGCCCTAGTAGTTCTACTGGAATCTATACGAATTCTTTTGGCATATGCATCTTTTAAAGGATTCAAGTTATTTTACATGGATGTTAAAAGCGCCTTTTTAAATGGATTCATTGAAGAGGAAGTATATGTGAAGCAACCCCTGGGTTTGTAG
- the LOC142165954 gene encoding uncharacterized protein LOC142165954: MEIYAKAYDVYVWRVIKKGNYPLPAAAQPLADPEDIDSYTDEKMAVVQVNNKEKNLLYNAISGEEYEKISSCNTAKEMWDKLDEFTYEGTSKVKETHINMLVHYYELF; this comes from the coding sequence ATGGAAATATATGCAAAGGCATATGATGTTTATGTGTGGAGAGTCATCAAAAAAGGAAACTATCCTCTGCCAGCCGCTGCTCAACCTCTTGCTGATCCTGAAGATATAGACTCATATACAGATGAGAAAATGGCAGTTGTGCAAGTCAATAACAAGGAAAAAAATTTGCTCTACAATGCTATAAGTGGTGAAGAATATGAAAAAATCTCCAGCTGTAATACAGCCAAAGAAATGTGGGATAAGCTTGATGAATTTACATATGAAGGAACCAGTAAAGTGAAGGAAACACATATCAACATGTTGGTTCATTATTATGAACTCTTCTag